In Horticoccus luteus, the following proteins share a genomic window:
- a CDS encoding hydroxyacid dehydrogenase, with protein MTAPFNLKLTADFFDAAGRGKYADIGLSVLAEAPHITTSAFAEHRPEIAPEQLAGANGVIVLTPKVTAQSVAQAGDLIAVGRFGVGYDSVDVAACTAADVAVFITTGAVDRPVAEATVGWMIALTHHMRVKDRLARTGEWDARSRFMGAELRDRTLGVIGLGGIARTVIKLLAGWGMKPPLAFDPFMTPEAAAQAGARLVSLDELMREADFVSVHCPLSPQTRGLIGAEQIGLMKSTAYLLNTARGGIVDEAALRDALEAGRIAGAALDCFATEPVAAGHPFANLDNVLLAPHSIAWTNELFRDIGRTACQGMIDLSLGRQPRGVVNPAVFEKPSFQAKWRRVRGD; from the coding sequence ATGACTGCTCCTTTCAACCTCAAGTTAACGGCGGATTTTTTCGATGCCGCCGGACGGGGCAAGTATGCCGACATCGGGCTGTCCGTGCTCGCCGAGGCACCGCACATCACGACGTCGGCGTTTGCCGAACACCGGCCGGAGATCGCACCTGAACAACTCGCGGGCGCCAACGGCGTCATCGTTTTAACGCCCAAGGTGACGGCTCAAAGTGTAGCGCAGGCCGGTGACTTGATTGCCGTAGGTCGCTTTGGCGTGGGCTACGATTCCGTCGATGTCGCGGCGTGCACGGCGGCGGATGTGGCGGTATTTATCACGACGGGCGCGGTGGACCGGCCGGTGGCGGAGGCTACGGTCGGCTGGATGATTGCGTTGACGCATCACATGCGCGTGAAGGACCGCCTCGCGCGCACGGGAGAGTGGGACGCGCGTTCGCGGTTCATGGGTGCAGAATTGCGCGATCGCACGCTCGGCGTGATCGGGCTCGGTGGCATTGCCCGCACGGTGATCAAACTGCTGGCGGGTTGGGGCATGAAACCGCCGCTCGCGTTCGATCCCTTCATGACGCCCGAAGCGGCGGCGCAGGCGGGCGCGCGACTGGTTTCGCTGGACGAGCTGATGCGCGAAGCGGATTTCGTTTCGGTGCATTGCCCGCTGAGTCCGCAGACGCGCGGGCTCATCGGCGCAGAGCAAATCGGGCTGATGAAGTCGACGGCGTATCTGCTGAACACCGCGCGCGGCGGCATTGTCGACGAAGCAGCGCTGCGTGACGCGCTGGAGGCTGGTCGCATCGCTGGCGCGGCGCTGGATTGTTTCGCCACAGAGCCGGTCGCGGCGGGCCATCCGTTCGCCAATCTGGACAACGTGCTGCTCGCGCCTCACAGCATCGCCTGGACGAACGAACTATTCCGCGACATCGGCCGGACCGCCTGCCAAGGGATGATCGATCTTTCACTCGGCCGTCAGCCGCGCGGCGTAGTGAATCCGGCGGTATTCGAGAAACCGTCGTTTCAAGCGAAGTGGCGGCGAGTCCGCGGCGACTGA
- a CDS encoding aldolase/citrate lyase family protein, producing MKVPALQRLRAKLRSSQPVYGLWITLESPSICEMAVALGLDWVTIDAEHGHLDWKEIVEHVRAAVRSETVVLVRLAENSPALIKRALDVGADGVVLPWIETVAQLEAAVAAATYPPGGVRGIGAERATCWGNCFVEHAAEADVNVLVVPIIETVRAVENIEQLAAVEGVEAYFFGPADLSSTAGYPGKWEGPGVPEMIAKARTALRRAGKHCGVVATSEQNLTERREQGFGMLGLGLDAGLLLRSLHAALGSQGRDRQIRASFTLENDAVALAKEQAVACAPPNMRPDRAEVMNARGSGPQLEITRGVTFDCMVGAHNHARNLTTGLVTFAPGAVLPMHRHTFGESVTLLQGRALVDVEGRLYEVGPLDNVTIPRGLAHRVSNLSRSAPAVFHIAMASHDPTRELVDRILPRRTMSEITQTQPGGERATYQRSATRYSPGANAAFVDYFNADLIPGLEMSGGYGLFQQGGRLPAHLHDFDESICIVTGRATCIVEGRRYSMENLATALQPRGRIHYFINETPAPMAMIWVYAGPQPERIVVDERCAVEPAVAWNA from the coding sequence ATGAAAGTCCCCGCCCTCCAACGCCTGCGTGCCAAGTTGCGTTCCTCCCAGCCGGTTTACGGCCTGTGGATCACGTTGGAGTCGCCCAGCATTTGTGAAATGGCGGTCGCGCTCGGCCTCGATTGGGTGACGATCGACGCGGAACACGGGCATCTCGATTGGAAGGAGATCGTCGAACACGTGCGCGCGGCGGTGCGCAGCGAAACGGTGGTGCTTGTGCGGCTCGCCGAAAATTCTCCCGCGCTCATCAAACGCGCACTCGATGTCGGTGCCGATGGCGTGGTCCTTCCGTGGATCGAAACCGTCGCGCAACTCGAAGCGGCGGTGGCGGCGGCGACGTATCCGCCGGGTGGCGTGCGCGGCATCGGCGCCGAACGCGCGACATGCTGGGGCAACTGTTTCGTCGAGCACGCCGCGGAAGCGGATGTGAATGTGCTCGTGGTGCCGATCATCGAGACGGTGCGCGCGGTGGAAAACATCGAACAACTCGCGGCGGTCGAAGGCGTGGAGGCCTATTTTTTCGGGCCGGCCGACTTGTCGTCGACGGCGGGTTATCCGGGCAAGTGGGAGGGACCGGGCGTGCCCGAGATGATTGCGAAGGCGAGGACGGCGCTGCGGCGCGCGGGCAAGCACTGCGGCGTCGTCGCGACCAGCGAACAGAATCTGACGGAGCGCCGCGAACAAGGTTTCGGCATGCTCGGCCTGGGACTCGACGCGGGACTGTTGTTGCGCAGTTTGCACGCGGCGCTCGGTTCGCAGGGGCGCGACCGGCAGATCCGCGCCAGCTTTACGTTGGAAAATGATGCGGTCGCGCTGGCGAAGGAGCAGGCGGTGGCGTGCGCGCCGCCGAACATGCGGCCCGATCGCGCCGAGGTGATGAACGCGCGCGGGAGCGGTCCGCAGTTGGAGATCACGCGAGGCGTGACCTTCGATTGCATGGTCGGCGCGCACAACCACGCCCGCAACCTCACCACCGGACTCGTGACGTTTGCGCCGGGCGCAGTGCTGCCGATGCACCGGCACACGTTCGGCGAATCGGTGACGTTGCTCCAGGGTCGCGCCTTGGTGGACGTCGAGGGGCGCCTCTACGAAGTCGGTCCGCTCGACAACGTGACGATTCCGCGCGGCCTGGCGCATCGCGTGTCGAATCTTTCGCGGTCCGCGCCGGCGGTCTTTCACATCGCGATGGCTTCGCACGACCCGACGCGTGAGCTGGTGGATCGCATTTTGCCGCGGCGCACGATGTCGGAAATCACGCAAACGCAGCCGGGCGGGGAGCGTGCGACGTATCAACGCAGTGCGACGCGCTACTCGCCGGGCGCGAACGCCGCTTTCGTCGACTACTTCAACGCCGACCTGATTCCTGGGCTGGAAATGAGCGGCGGCTACGGACTGTTTCAGCAGGGCGGACGGCTGCCGGCGCACCTGCATGATTTCGACGAATCGATCTGCATCGTGACGGGCCGCGCGACCTGCATCGTCGAAGGGCGGCGCTACTCGATGGAGAACCTCGCGACGGCGCTGCAGCCACGCGGACGCATCCACTATTTCATCAATGAAACGCCCGCACCGATGGCGATGATCTGGGTTTACGCGGGCCCGCAGCCGGAGCGCATTGTCGTCGACGAACGTTGTGCGGTCGAACCCGCCGTCGCGTGGAACGCCTGA
- a CDS encoding helix-turn-helix transcriptional regulator, with amino-acid sequence MSDAPKSFYRYLLADSKDRDWGIYATSAGYVDIAPGAPYPPAGHPKRYTFQWANGRELDEVQLHFITRGSGVLETGRAAPRQQTIAPGQAFMLFPHVWHRYAPRMETGWFEYWLGLKGDYVERLLERTFFTPDEPVFAPANTDPLLRLFSEVVACLRRHPEGTSRILGSLASLILAELHVGTTTSPAGENRTEQLVHEAKGMLAQHLELELDLELLAGKLRVGYHWLRRAFKQETGQSLHQYRLQLRMNRAKFLLKKSDITIEQIALQTGFESPYYFSQIFKRKTGCSPRDWRREDVPIIAH; translated from the coding sequence ATGAGCGACGCCCCGAAAAGTTTCTATCGTTACCTGCTCGCCGACTCGAAAGACCGCGACTGGGGCATCTACGCCACGTCCGCCGGCTACGTTGATATCGCGCCCGGCGCGCCCTACCCGCCGGCCGGCCATCCCAAGCGCTACACGTTCCAATGGGCCAATGGCCGCGAGCTCGATGAGGTGCAGCTCCACTTCATCACGCGCGGCAGCGGCGTGCTCGAAACGGGCCGGGCCGCCCCGCGCCAGCAGACGATCGCCCCCGGCCAGGCGTTCATGCTCTTTCCCCACGTCTGGCACCGCTACGCTCCGCGAATGGAAACCGGCTGGTTCGAATACTGGCTCGGCTTGAAAGGCGACTACGTTGAACGGCTGCTGGAACGGACGTTTTTCACGCCCGACGAACCGGTCTTTGCTCCGGCGAACACCGATCCTTTGCTCCGCCTGTTCTCTGAAGTGGTGGCGTGTCTCCGCCGTCATCCCGAAGGGACCTCGCGCATCCTTGGCTCGCTCGCGAGCCTCATCCTGGCGGAACTTCACGTGGGCACCACGACCTCGCCCGCTGGCGAAAATCGCACCGAGCAACTCGTCCACGAGGCCAAAGGCATGCTGGCGCAGCACTTGGAATTGGAACTCGACCTCGAACTCCTCGCGGGAAAATTACGCGTCGGCTACCACTGGTTGCGACGCGCCTTCAAACAAGAGACTGGGCAATCGCTGCATCAATATCGCCTGCAACTGCGGATGAACCGGGCGAAGTTTCTGCTGAAGAAGTCGGATATCACGATCGAGCAGATCGCGCTGCAAACCGGTTTCGAGAGCCCGTATTACTTCTCGCAAATCTTCAAGCGCAAGACCGGCTGCTCCCCCCGCGACTGGCGCCGCGAAGATGTGCCCATCATCGCGCACTAG
- a CDS encoding tyrosine-type recombinase/integrase, translating to MTAGSVSVKIYEVRHSTNKTGKAYVLAWHGLHGRMTKKFAASGDALAEARIKVAQLASGRIEGADMSVGDRDELQAARELVKDVPLLTALQEWLRARDITDGNLLPAAEAWAARNGTAYRRVKVSAAVKEFLTAKSAAGKNLAKNHASTFEQIVNDLGELFLDAVPAKQLDAWLAKWDNPVTRNTKRKRIVSLWRWAQRKGYLPRDARTEAEMTDAAHEPAPVIGIIGVETWTALLRYFAENHPDLLPALVLAGFCGLRRSEIHAQRWEDVSLTRKNLRITSAKRGTPARRMVPLCDAAVAWLAPLAQAKGFACPTTGDGADATPTLAMDAIRRLAREAKLPDLPENCFRHSYISHRVAATGDIARVSLDAGNSPKEINRHYRELVSEEEGKAWFEVGPTG from the coding sequence GTGACCGCCGGAAGCGTGAGCGTGAAGATTTACGAGGTGCGGCACTCCACCAACAAAACCGGCAAGGCCTACGTCTTGGCGTGGCATGGACTTCATGGGCGCATGACGAAGAAATTTGCCGCCTCAGGCGATGCGCTTGCAGAGGCTAGAATCAAAGTTGCGCAGCTGGCGTCCGGCCGCATCGAAGGCGCCGACATGTCGGTGGGCGATCGCGACGAATTGCAGGCGGCTCGCGAACTCGTGAAGGACGTTCCCTTGCTCACCGCGCTTCAGGAGTGGCTGCGGGCACGCGACATCACCGACGGCAACTTACTCCCTGCCGCGGAAGCCTGGGCGGCGCGCAACGGCACTGCCTATCGCCGCGTGAAGGTCAGTGCGGCAGTTAAAGAGTTTCTTACGGCCAAGAGCGCAGCGGGAAAGAATCTCGCGAAAAATCACGCGTCGACGTTCGAGCAAATCGTGAACGACCTGGGCGAGCTGTTTCTCGATGCTGTTCCCGCCAAGCAACTCGATGCGTGGCTCGCGAAGTGGGACAATCCGGTTACGCGAAACACCAAGCGGAAACGTATCGTGAGCCTTTGGCGCTGGGCCCAACGCAAGGGCTATTTACCGCGTGATGCGCGCACGGAGGCCGAAATGACCGATGCAGCCCACGAGCCGGCGCCGGTGATCGGCATAATTGGCGTGGAGACTTGGACGGCCCTGTTGCGATATTTCGCCGAAAACCATCCCGATCTTCTGCCTGCGTTGGTGCTCGCGGGCTTTTGCGGTCTGCGCCGCTCAGAAATCCATGCGCAGCGGTGGGAAGATGTCAGCCTCACCCGCAAAAATCTTCGCATCACGAGCGCCAAGCGTGGCACCCCCGCCCGCCGCATGGTGCCGTTGTGCGATGCGGCCGTGGCGTGGCTCGCTCCCCTCGCTCAGGCAAAGGGATTCGCATGTCCGACCACCGGTGACGGCGCGGATGCGACACCCACACTGGCGATGGACGCCATCCGCCGGCTCGCCCGCGAAGCGAAGCTGCCCGACCTCCCGGAAAATTGCTTTCGCCACAGCTACATCTCCCACCGAGTCGCCGCAACGGGTGACATCGCCCGCGTGTCGCTTGACGCTGGCAACTCGCCTAAGGAGATCAATCGCCACTACCGCGAGCTGGTCAGTGAGGAAGAAGGAAAAGCTTGGTTTGAGGTAGGGCCAACTGGATGA
- a CDS encoding tetratricopeptide repeat protein: MLNTVFAPRLGWRIIWIAVGLIVASSTGRSSSGVDSERSGLPADIVADAEAGDASAQFLLGCIYARGERVEKDVRAAVSWISKSALQGYALAQVVLVESHLSGNLLDKNHAEAVRWAQRFCQMGHVDFQRKYGRMVGDAYYSGKDVTRSFETALEWYTKAAELGDMRAEATVGLMYFEGQGVRKNYHAGLAHSFTAAKAGDAAGIGLIGIAYSQGLGVPKNEVEGLAWMNVAAAAGYPEFVALREQMEKDVGRQLALQAQQRSQEISDSVKNLTLAPPVALRNTTAPAEGPPIAPRAAISPRFRKAAQDLLAWYDGLLEPVDHPKAGEQQFSTLPLLAGCRNPMKWEEERVSGLAKITARDAALYYVRMMQQISLARSLARGAFMELDGRCTSSAEKTALRERFDEMERLEDEFHRMSFGACEQIEAELTDEKTSSKTS; encoded by the coding sequence TTGCTGAATACGGTCTTCGCGCCACGTCTTGGATGGAGGATAATCTGGATTGCGGTCGGACTCATTGTTGCGAGCTCGACAGGCCGCAGTTCATCCGGTGTTGATTCAGAGCGCTCCGGCCTGCCGGCGGACATCGTCGCTGATGCAGAAGCGGGCGACGCCAGTGCACAGTTCCTTTTGGGATGTATCTACGCCCGGGGGGAGCGGGTGGAAAAGGACGTGCGAGCCGCAGTATCGTGGATAAGCAAGTCGGCTTTGCAGGGCTACGCGCTGGCCCAGGTTGTTCTGGTTGAAAGCCATCTCTCCGGCAACTTGCTGGATAAAAATCACGCCGAAGCGGTGCGTTGGGCGCAGCGCTTTTGCCAGATGGGTCACGTCGATTTTCAGCGGAAATACGGAAGGATGGTCGGCGACGCTTATTATTCCGGCAAGGATGTCACCCGAAGTTTTGAGACGGCTCTGGAATGGTATACGAAGGCGGCTGAGTTGGGCGATATGCGGGCGGAGGCGACCGTAGGTCTGATGTATTTCGAAGGGCAGGGGGTGCGGAAAAATTATCACGCCGGCCTGGCGCACAGCTTCACGGCGGCCAAAGCGGGAGACGCGGCGGGGATCGGCTTGATCGGCATTGCCTATTCGCAGGGACTAGGGGTGCCGAAGAACGAAGTGGAGGGGCTTGCATGGATGAACGTCGCGGCGGCTGCGGGCTACCCTGAGTTCGTTGCGCTCCGCGAACAAATGGAGAAGGATGTCGGCAGGCAACTGGCACTCCAAGCACAGCAGCGGAGCCAAGAGATAAGCGATTCGGTGAAGAATCTGACGCTGGCGCCTCCCGTGGCTCTTCGGAATACAACAGCTCCGGCGGAGGGGCCTCCGATTGCACCACGGGCCGCCATCTCGCCCAGGTTTCGCAAAGCCGCCCAGGACCTGCTGGCGTGGTATGATGGCCTACTGGAGCCGGTTGATCATCCCAAGGCGGGTGAGCAGCAATTCTCAACGCTACCGTTGCTGGCGGGGTGCAGAAACCCGATGAAGTGGGAAGAGGAGCGGGTGAGCGGTTTGGCGAAGATCACGGCGCGAGATGCAGCCCTGTATTACGTTCGCATGATGCAACAGATTTCCTTGGCGCGAAGTCTCGCACGAGGTGCCTTCATGGAGTTGGATGGACGTTGCACGTCGTCGGCGGAGAAGACGGCTTTGCGAGAGAGGTTCGATGAAATGGAGCGATTGGAGGACGAGTTTCACCGGATGAGCTTCGGTGCTTGTGAGCAGATCGAGGCGGAGCTGACGGACGAGAAGACCTCATCGAAAACGAGCTGA
- a CDS encoding argonaute/piwi family protein — MRNRSNRRRPHQSAVSQPPLTEELIRRQPPVFRAFHLEEPKLVFANGGVSVDPKAGLNDHGPYGFQPGRVIKIGLVGTGTGIQTFKDFLRRAHGRLSPGLNKRNKPLDPHTFPDFPGCAETATFRANFVADNASHQRIIPPDFFRQALATPKDQEKIKQVVDLAVKQIDAIAALEDAPDVVVLVLPPDVEDECASIGVPFARQKVRLTPLQRLQNKLTKEQEVTGQSFLGLEFDDPDRDTSPSGFFNIHHALKAHAMKSGLPTQLAWERTFGDSNPASIAWNLLTALYYKAGNSPWRLQSLPDQTCFVGISFFKESPAGAADMQTSLAQVFGAGEGIVIRGEKAIFDKKRDRKAHLSEAGARSLLERAIAQYKLQHTLAPKRVVIHKTSRYWPEEIEGFKAALGDVYHFDFLALETSDVRFMRIGRRPPLRGTVVTLGEGNYLLFGNGYVPYLRAYPGKRIPRPLEILEHHGVSPAETVCQEVLALTKLNWNSCSFASSVPITIRFARDVGKILTELPKGTQAETKYKFYM; from the coding sequence ATGAGAAACCGTTCGAATAGGCGCCGCCCGCACCAGAGTGCCGTCAGCCAGCCCCCATTGACCGAGGAGCTGATCCGCCGGCAGCCGCCTGTTTTTCGCGCGTTCCATCTCGAGGAGCCGAAGCTGGTGTTCGCCAACGGCGGCGTGTCCGTCGATCCCAAGGCCGGCCTCAACGATCACGGTCCCTACGGCTTCCAACCGGGGCGTGTCATTAAAATCGGACTCGTGGGCACGGGGACCGGCATCCAGACGTTCAAAGACTTTCTCCGTCGGGCTCACGGCCGCCTGTCGCCAGGACTGAACAAGCGGAACAAGCCCCTCGACCCTCACACCTTCCCAGATTTTCCCGGCTGCGCGGAGACCGCGACATTTCGCGCCAATTTTGTCGCCGACAATGCCTCTCATCAGCGGATTATTCCGCCGGACTTCTTCCGGCAGGCGCTGGCGACCCCCAAGGACCAAGAGAAGATCAAGCAGGTCGTCGATCTAGCGGTTAAGCAGATCGACGCGATCGCTGCGCTGGAGGATGCCCCGGATGTCGTCGTTCTCGTCTTGCCGCCCGACGTGGAGGACGAATGCGCCTCCATCGGCGTTCCGTTTGCACGGCAGAAGGTTCGTCTGACACCATTGCAACGACTCCAGAACAAATTGACGAAAGAACAGGAGGTTACTGGGCAGTCGTTTCTGGGACTGGAATTCGATGACCCAGACCGCGATACTTCGCCGAGCGGATTTTTTAACATCCATCATGCCCTGAAGGCGCACGCCATGAAATCAGGGTTACCAACCCAACTCGCGTGGGAACGGACATTCGGGGACTCCAATCCCGCATCCATCGCTTGGAACCTCCTCACGGCGCTTTACTACAAGGCCGGTAACAGCCCTTGGCGGTTGCAGTCGCTTCCGGATCAAACCTGTTTTGTCGGCATCTCGTTCTTCAAGGAGAGTCCTGCCGGAGCGGCCGACATGCAGACGAGCCTTGCTCAAGTGTTCGGCGCCGGCGAAGGCATCGTAATCCGGGGCGAGAAAGCAATCTTCGACAAGAAGCGCGACCGAAAGGCTCATTTGAGCGAGGCTGGTGCGCGCAGCCTGCTTGAACGAGCTATCGCGCAATACAAACTTCAGCATACCCTGGCCCCGAAACGCGTGGTGATTCACAAAACGTCACGCTACTGGCCGGAAGAAATAGAGGGGTTCAAGGCGGCGCTGGGTGACGTTTACCATTTCGATTTCCTTGCGCTGGAAACCAGCGACGTGCGCTTCATGCGCATCGGCCGACGTCCCCCGCTGCGGGGCACCGTGGTAACGCTGGGGGAGGGTAACTACCTGCTTTTCGGGAATGGATACGTGCCTTACCTTCGCGCTTATCCAGGAAAGCGCATTCCTCGGCCGCTGGAGATTCTTGAACACCACGGCGTCTCTCCAGCCGAGACGGTCTGCCAAGAAGTCTTGGCTCTTACCAAGCTCAATTGGAATAGCTGTTCCTTCGCCAGCAGCGTTCCGATCACCATTCGGTTCGCGCGCGACGTGGGCAAAATTCTGACTGAGCTACCTAAGGGAACTCAGGCCGAAACCAAGTATAAGTTTTACATGTAA
- a CDS encoding toll/interleukin-1 receptor domain-containing protein, which produces MTIIEQKDAYICYNGADLDFVRSLSEQVESETIDGSKESRSLSVFFDKWDIEAGQSLIDRMNAGMKAARHVVAVLSPEFLKADWPRFEWKHIVAADPNNSRGVLIPILLRDLAKGGVERIDLYAPFRDLRYIDFRKPAEFRRSFVELMRRIRNQPAERGRRLAPLASTAPVLPTPLRPEVSWLPDRVQDVLISNLLRVTALPARIWGAATDCREKKDVWAKAPSTEPFVLREKRIYTFADLNQSSTALRAVIDPKTIAPESRHDWFIHPDKRLWLMALLNTALNSHMRTLRIKSDGKGRFIFMPEMNGGDRRWPMLGRKTGVAVAAKKTAKDGISTFWVHHGASLCFKRVGNNLYVSIEPHYLFTLDGNISVDGKSAGKLATIWGGKQQNPDILRNILFWGFVMAKNHREIRVDTGGEQIVVARIPATSQLDVGVAFDEIRFASLFDKQDDDLAAAAANAEFAGPRDEPDDDDEKPFE; this is translated from the coding sequence ATGACGATCATCGAACAGAAGGACGCCTACATCTGCTACAACGGAGCAGACCTCGATTTCGTGCGCTCGTTGTCCGAGCAAGTGGAGTCCGAGACGATAGACGGCAGCAAGGAGTCCCGCAGCCTGAGCGTGTTCTTCGATAAATGGGACATCGAGGCCGGGCAAAGCCTCATCGACCGGATGAACGCTGGGATGAAAGCGGCGCGCCACGTGGTTGCCGTGCTTTCGCCGGAGTTTCTCAAGGCGGACTGGCCGCGATTCGAGTGGAAGCACATCGTCGCTGCGGACCCGAACAACTCGCGCGGCGTGCTCATTCCGATCCTGCTCCGTGACCTCGCGAAGGGCGGAGTCGAGCGCATCGATCTCTACGCACCCTTTCGGGACTTGCGTTACATCGATTTCAGGAAGCCTGCGGAGTTTCGCCGCAGCTTCGTGGAATTGATGCGGCGGATTCGCAATCAGCCCGCGGAGCGCGGACGTCGTCTGGCACCGCTTGCTTCGACCGCGCCCGTCCTGCCAACCCCATTGCGCCCCGAAGTCTCGTGGTTGCCGGACCGGGTCCAGGACGTGCTGATCTCAAATCTCCTCCGGGTTACCGCCCTTCCGGCCCGCATTTGGGGCGCGGCCACGGATTGCCGGGAGAAGAAGGACGTTTGGGCAAAGGCACCGTCAACCGAGCCCTTCGTGCTACGTGAAAAGCGCATCTATACGTTTGCCGATTTGAATCAGTCCTCGACGGCTCTGCGGGCGGTGATCGACCCGAAGACGATCGCACCGGAGTCGCGCCACGATTGGTTCATCCATCCGGACAAGCGGCTTTGGCTGATGGCGCTGCTCAACACCGCGCTCAATTCCCACATGCGCACCCTTCGGATCAAGAGCGATGGCAAGGGTCGTTTCATTTTCATGCCCGAGATGAACGGCGGTGATCGGCGATGGCCGATGCTGGGCAGGAAAACGGGAGTGGCGGTCGCAGCGAAAAAGACCGCGAAAGACGGCATTTCTACCTTCTGGGTCCACCACGGCGCGTCGCTCTGCTTCAAGCGCGTCGGCAATAACCTCTACGTCTCGATCGAACCCCACTACCTTTTTACCCTCGACGGCAATATCAGCGTGGACGGCAAGAGTGCTGGCAAACTGGCGACCATCTGGGGTGGGAAGCAGCAAAACCCAGACATTCTTCGCAACATTCTCTTCTGGGGTTTCGTGATGGCGAAAAATCACCGCGAGATCCGCGTCGACACCGGCGGAGAGCAGATTGTCGTGGCCCGAATTCCGGCCACGAGCCAGCTCGATGTCGGTGTAGCTTTTGATGAGATTCGCTTTGCGTCGCTGTTCGACAAGCAGGACGACGACTTGGCCGCCGCAGCGGCGAACGCTGAATTCGCGGGTCCCCGCGACGAACCCGATGATGACGATGAGAAACCGTTCGAATAG
- the rmuC gene encoding DNA recombination protein RmuC yields the protein MNTLFLILVCLIAGLAIGWIFRASKDAPADSRLEDELRQQAEALKADLEQCQAARLQAEAARSAADASLQAAVARARELEVEVKSTETRGDETAATIKAELATAVSDLRAAQERVSETTAALATANANLKAATLQTEALDQRIKLTENRGNEALSAAKTELSATAADLKTAQARAESLTTALATAEANLNAANERNAEQHRANSEQFRELKEGHEKALRDLREAFAAMSSDALKQLQPEFLQLANETLAKFNEGAKGDLAQRQAAIATLVKPLEEQLKVYQQRLAQSETTQATMMGEVSKHLTTLAQHSTTLSTETIQLRRVLSSGQARGRWGEETLRRVVEAAGMSAHCDFVEQERAEDGKPDLVVKLPGDRVIIVDSKVPDLDFLNALSVTDELKRGELLKAHSDKLRGTIKALAERDYPSQFPKALDHVVLFLPAESLFSAALEGDRDLIVWAAQRRVTLATPASLIALLRSVSASWLHHEQTVNAREIAEAASELFSRVATFTRHFDSIRSGLEKATNAYNDAVGSFDRSVRPSGERVLKLGVDSGGKVLTEPVLISESLRIMPAAEIAAS from the coding sequence ATGAATACCCTTTTTCTGATCCTCGTCTGCTTAATCGCGGGCCTCGCGATTGGTTGGATCTTTCGCGCGTCGAAGGACGCTCCCGCTGATTCGCGTCTCGAAGACGAGTTGCGCCAGCAAGCCGAAGCACTGAAAGCTGACCTGGAGCAGTGTCAGGCGGCGCGGTTGCAGGCGGAGGCCGCACGATCGGCCGCGGACGCGAGCCTGCAAGCGGCGGTGGCTCGCGCGCGGGAGTTGGAAGTTGAGGTTAAATCGACCGAGACCCGTGGGGACGAAACGGCCGCGACCATCAAAGCAGAGTTAGCCACGGCCGTATCGGATCTGAGAGCGGCGCAGGAGCGCGTAAGTGAAACGACTGCGGCGCTCGCCACGGCCAACGCCAATCTGAAGGCCGCGACCCTCCAGACGGAGGCGTTAGACCAACGGATCAAGCTCACCGAAAATCGCGGTAACGAGGCGCTATCCGCGGCCAAAACTGAGCTGTCGGCTACGGCGGCCGACCTCAAGACGGCGCAAGCACGCGCGGAATCCTTGACCACGGCACTGGCCACGGCGGAAGCAAATCTGAATGCGGCCAATGAGCGGAACGCCGAACAGCACCGCGCAAATAGTGAACAGTTCCGCGAACTGAAGGAAGGGCACGAAAAAGCGCTGCGCGATCTTCGGGAGGCGTTCGCCGCGATGAGCTCCGACGCGTTGAAGCAATTGCAGCCGGAGTTTCTTCAGCTCGCGAACGAGACGCTCGCCAAGTTCAACGAAGGTGCGAAAGGGGACTTGGCGCAGCGACAAGCGGCCATTGCGACGTTGGTTAAGCCGCTGGAGGAACAGCTGAAAGTTTATCAGCAACGGTTGGCTCAGAGCGAGACCACCCAAGCGACGATGATGGGTGAGGTTTCGAAACACCTCACCACGCTCGCGCAGCACAGCACGACGCTTTCCACGGAGACGATTCAGCTCCGGCGTGTGCTGAGTTCAGGACAGGCGCGTGGTCGTTGGGGCGAGGAGACACTGCGGCGGGTCGTCGAGGCCGCAGGAATGAGCGCGCACTGCGACTTCGTCGAACAGGAGCGAGCCGAGGACGGTAAGCCGGACCTCGTCGTCAAACTGCCGGGAGACCGGGTCATCATTGTCGATTCGAAGGTGCCCGACCTCGACTTCCTTAACGCTCTCAGCGTGACGGATGAGTTGAAGCGTGGCGAACTGTTGAAGGCCCACTCGGACAAACTCCGCGGAACGATCAAGGCTCTGGCAGAGCGTGATTATCCGAGCCAGTTCCCCAAGGCGCTGGACCACGTGGTCCTTTTCTTGCCGGCAGAATCGCTCTTCAGCGCGGCGTTGGAAGGTGACCGCGATTTGATCGTTTGGGCTGCCCAGCGCCGAGTCACGCTGGCGACGCCGGCATCACTCATCGCGTTGTTGCGTTCCGTGAGCGCGAGTTGGTTGCACCACGAACAGACGGTCAATGCCCGCGAGATCGCCGAAGCTGCATCTGAGCTTTTCTCGCGGGTGGCGACGTTCACTCGCCATTTTGACAGCATCCGAAGCGGGCTGGAGAAGGCAACCAACGCCTACAACGATGCCGTTGGCAGCTTTGATCGCTCGGTGCGGCCGAGCGGCGAGCGCGTGCTCAAGCTTGGCGTCGATAGCGGCGGCAAAGTACTGACCGAGCCGGTGCTAATCTCCGAGTCGTTGCGGATCATGCCAGCGGCCGAAATCGCCGCCAGCTAA